In one window of Chlamydiales bacterium DNA:
- a CDS encoding phosphatidylserine decarboxylase, producing the protein MTQPVRSNSSSPFKELDLAASTLQASQPVEVGAATAVLGNQSCPKKLLAYNAYFGSTSSLEKGSLYAGLVNDLQNLGNEELQEAYSAIEKAFRAVEHKKSISAWIQQGDLLDAIDFLVKKSCGKLSFLRVSRGLITDANEEKRDVLLIPYGKIRAINERVASSSFHSFQHIYQELKGELAVESSDVAKQVIKIVTRQNIPFFKRVIQFILYIITCILGFYYRRKSSLEKIAKVSLGLNITPFEMLERKMYKMDGSTEDVLEYRGPKTLFGKSLKEFQQVNEWFARDLITEARALYTEKAIRKEVSLDIKYGPMEKGSRVVIANADSRLRFHIIEKDQFGESFELTGKVLSHESALLAKAVSDNPIYYQESHKFSTKHLLGRTTEDSMRPKKLPEAQNGKLFVREAQHELLGAAFRFFDKRGAIQVIQRLAPADIHNYVAPLDGKPLSHLEATKYFSELETEHPDLYEQLRIIFKEQENRLERPSQATIDIYGTADSVSTAAIGQKSSILAQNSRKIMFYKHEDGSLSMHVFIGATGVDRVDVDPSTEPLKLGARQGDMQFGTDKYVANKEKKHHAAKASATRDNEKKLRLGQWQGGFPINGSTVISYYLPTDFSLYPKLEQISLRAHYGQGKDRVKLEAKVQMGSPILVKSEVRVTEMLEDAFSNDFFVQGLSEDELSNRAIAIFNKLEEVKTQDQDFKTRILSMLKYSPDKDLFKEKIIQTIRGRLQVIQELKSFVGDLKDMQDVDNCMKAKEIGIAFLQDALKGIDFSKLPKSLQRIQALLNKDNHTPEEQTLLVKWQRQCLKVL; encoded by the coding sequence ATGACTCAACCTGTTAGAAGTAATAGCTCTTCTCCTTTCAAAGAATTAGATTTAGCGGCGTCTACTTTGCAAGCAAGCCAACCTGTCGAAGTTGGGGCTGCTACAGCTGTTTTAGGAAATCAATCCTGTCCAAAAAAACTGTTAGCATATAATGCTTACTTTGGTAGTACATCTTCTCTTGAAAAGGGCTCTTTATATGCAGGACTTGTAAATGATTTGCAAAATTTAGGTAATGAAGAACTTCAAGAGGCATACTCTGCAATTGAAAAGGCATTTCGAGCAGTTGAGCATAAAAAGTCAATTAGTGCTTGGATTCAGCAAGGGGATTTATTAGATGCAATTGATTTTCTTGTAAAAAAGAGTTGCGGAAAGCTTTCCTTTCTAAGAGTTTCTCGTGGCTTGATAACTGATGCAAATGAAGAGAAAAGAGATGTCCTTTTAATTCCTTACGGGAAGATTAGGGCCATCAATGAACGCGTTGCCTCTTCAAGTTTTCATTCATTTCAACATATTTATCAGGAGTTAAAAGGGGAACTTGCAGTTGAGAGTTCTGATGTTGCAAAGCAAGTTATAAAGATAGTTACAAGGCAAAATATACCTTTTTTTAAGCGCGTTATTCAATTCATTTTGTATATCATTACATGCATTTTGGGCTTTTATTACAGAAGAAAGAGCTCTTTAGAAAAGATTGCTAAAGTATCTTTAGGGCTCAATATTACACCTTTTGAAATGCTTGAAAGAAAAATGTACAAGATGGATGGCTCTACAGAAGATGTATTAGAATACAGAGGTCCAAAAACGCTTTTTGGAAAGTCTTTAAAGGAGTTTCAACAAGTTAATGAATGGTTTGCACGAGATTTAATTACAGAAGCAAGAGCGTTGTACACCGAGAAAGCAATCAGAAAAGAAGTAAGTCTCGACATAAAATATGGGCCTATGGAAAAAGGCAGTAGAGTTGTTATTGCCAATGCAGACTCTAGATTACGCTTTCATATAATTGAGAAGGATCAATTTGGAGAGTCCTTTGAGCTTACAGGAAAAGTATTAAGTCATGAATCTGCACTTCTAGCAAAAGCTGTAAGTGATAATCCTATCTATTATCAGGAAAGTCATAAGTTTTCTACAAAGCATCTTCTTGGAAGAACAACAGAAGATTCAATGCGTCCTAAAAAGCTTCCAGAAGCACAAAATGGAAAGTTGTTTGTAAGAGAAGCTCAGCATGAACTCTTGGGTGCTGCATTTCGCTTTTTTGATAAGCGAGGAGCAATTCAAGTAATACAAAGGCTTGCACCGGCAGATATTCATAATTACGTGGCTCCTCTCGATGGTAAACCTCTTAGTCATTTAGAGGCTACAAAGTATTTTTCAGAGCTTGAAACAGAACATCCCGATTTGTATGAGCAACTAAGAATTATCTTTAAAGAACAAGAAAATAGACTTGAAAGACCTTCTCAAGCAACAATTGATATTTATGGCACCGCAGACTCAGTTTCTACGGCTGCAATTGGACAAAAATCTAGCATATTGGCTCAAAATAGTCGTAAGATTATGTTTTATAAGCATGAAGATGGAAGCTTATCGATGCATGTCTTTATAGGCGCAACAGGTGTAGACCGAGTAGATGTGGATCCCTCAACAGAGCCTCTTAAGTTGGGTGCAAGACAGGGAGATATGCAGTTTGGAACGGATAAGTACGTTGCTAACAAAGAAAAAAAGCACCATGCAGCAAAAGCTTCTGCTACAAGAGATAATGAAAAGAAATTACGTCTTGGTCAGTGGCAAGGTGGCTTTCCAATCAATGGCTCTACAGTGATCTCTTATTATCTTCCAACAGACTTTTCTCTATATCCAAAGTTAGAGCAAATATCTTTAAGAGCGCATTATGGCCAGGGCAAAGATAGGGTAAAATTAGAAGCTAAAGTTCAAATGGGCTCTCCTATTCTTGTAAAGAGTGAAGTTCGTGTTACTGAAATGTTAGAAGATGCATTTTCAAATGACTTTTTTGTACAAGGTCTTTCTGAAGATGAGCTAAGCAATAGAGCAATTGCTATTTTTAATAAGCTTGAAGAAGTAAAAACGCAGGATCAAGACTTTAAAACTCGCATCTTGAGTATGTTAAAATATTCTCCAGACAAGGATTTATTCAAAGAAAAAATCATACAAACTATTCGAGGAAGGCTACAAGTCATTCAAGAGTTGAAAAGCTTTGTAGGCGATTTAAAAGACATGCAAGATGTGGATAATTGCATGAAAGCCAAAGAAATAGGGATTGCATTTTTACAAGATGCATTAAAGGGGATAGATTTTAGCAAGCTCCCTAAAAGTTTACAGCGTATACAAGCTCTTCTAAATAAAGATAACCATACGCCAGAAGAACAAACCCTTTTGGTAAAATGGCAAAGACAATGCCTTAAGGTGCTATAA
- the recR gene encoding recombination mediator RecR, with translation MKYPLHLQKLMNVIRKLPGVGSKTAERYVFHMLSWQEGELKEMSKLVGDLFLHLGSCSVCGTLMDKTECNFCKDESRNQSVIAVVASQKQVYALEETGTYDGLYHVMGGVFSPLDGMKPEALTLEKLKSRVAGDNIKEIIIAFDATLESDATALFIKDQLREFSVKISRLGYGIPVGSSLEYLDGGTLAQSLKNRSYF, from the coding sequence ATGAAATATCCGCTTCATCTTCAAAAACTCATGAATGTTATTAGAAAGCTGCCAGGGGTTGGAAGCAAAACAGCTGAGCGTTATGTTTTTCACATGCTTTCTTGGCAAGAGGGGGAATTAAAAGAGATGAGTAAATTGGTAGGGGATCTTTTTTTACATCTTGGATCATGCTCTGTATGTGGTACTCTAATGGACAAAACAGAGTGCAATTTTTGCAAAGATGAATCGAGAAATCAGTCGGTTATTGCAGTTGTAGCTTCGCAAAAGCAAGTTTATGCATTGGAGGAAACGGGTACTTATGATGGTCTTTATCATGTAATGGGAGGAGTTTTTTCTCCATTGGATGGGATGAAGCCAGAGGCGCTGACATTAGAAAAATTAAAATCAAGAGTAGCAGGTGATAATATTAAAGAAATTATTATAGCATTCGATGCAACGCTAGAAAGCGATGCAACAGCTTTATTTATTAAGGATCAATTAAGAGAGTTCTCTGTAAAAATTTCAAGACTAGGATACGGTATTCCCGTGGGAAGTTCACTTGAATATTTAGATGGGGGAACACTTGCTCAATCACTAAAAAATCGTAGTTATTTTTAG